TGGAACGTTTCTTCGGTCACCGTAAGGGAACCGAGTCTACTATCGATGCCGTAGAAGTGGGTGTGAACCTCAAGCTGGAACATATGACTTTGTATGTATTCAGCTCTGAAAACTGGGGCCGCCCCTCCAAGGAAGTGGATTACTTGATGAACCTTCTCATTGAGATGGTGGTCAAGGAAATTCCCGACTTGATGGAAAAGAATGTGAAGCTTACCGTCATTGGCAACATGAATCGCATTCCTGAAAAGCCTCGCGCAAGCCTTCAGTCTGCAATTGACATTACTGCAAACAATACTGGCATGCAGTTGAACCTGGCAATCTCCTATGGTGGTCGTCAGGAAATCGTCACTGCTGTCAAGTCTATTGCCGCCCAGGTTGCCGCTGGCACCATCAAGGTGGACGACATCGACGATGACTTGTTTGCTAAAAACCTCTATCTGAAGGGTGCTCCCGATCCGGATCTCATTATCCGCACCGGTGGCGAATTCAGACTTTCCAACTACCTTCTTTGGCAGGCTGCCTACAGCGAGTTCTATGTGACGGACACCCTGTGGCCTGACTTCACCAAGGAAGAATTTATGAAGGCGGTGGAGTTCTTCAATACTCGCGAACGCCGCTTTGGGAAGGTTCTCCATGAGTAATTTGGTTCAGCGTATTATTACCGCTCTTGTCGCAATTCCCCTGGTCTTTTTCCTCCTGTGGTTTAGCGACTATTCCCGTGTGGGTCTGATGTGCTTCCTTGCTGGTGTTGGCGCCTGGGAATGGGCCGGCATGACTCGCAAGATGTACCAGGGCCCGGACATGAGAGTGTTCTCTTTCGTTGCCTCCCTGGCATTGACCTTGGCATGGGCTCTTTCCAAGGGTGGTTTCTTCGGCATTGCAAATCCTGTTCCCTGCGTCGTGGGGATGACTAGCCTTGTGATTTTGGCAGGCTACATTGCAGTGGCCTACAGCAAGGTGGAAATCGAAAAGCTTTTCCCCTGGCTGGTCATGCATATCTCCGCTCCTCTGTACGTTGGTCTCTGGGGCGGCATGAACGTCCTCATGATGGGTAACGGCAAGGGTCTGGAACATTGCTACGGCTTTATTCTGGTCATGACTTCCATGTGGATCTGCGATACGGTGGCATACTTCTTCGGAAAGTTTGTTGCTGGTAAAGGTCCTTTCGGTCGTCACCTCTTTGCACCCAGCATTAGCCCCAAGAAGACTTGGGAAGGTTCCGTTGCAGGTACTGCAGCTACCATCGCCTGGGTTGCCTACTGGACCAACTGCAGCGCCGCCCTGTCTGCTTTCAATGTGAATATGGACTGGGTCAAGGGCATTGTCCTGGGCCTCCTGATTGCAATTGCTGGTCAGGCTGGCGACTTACTCATGAGCGCCCTCAAGCGCTGGAGCAATACCAAGGATTCCGGTAACCTGTTCGTAGGTCACGGCGGCGTTTTGGACCGTTGCGATTCCTTCTTGCTGGCAGCCCCCATGCTGTGGCTCCTGCTGGACTTCATGAAGAATTTCGCCTAATATTTTTGCATCGCTAGATGAATACGAAAAGGACCTGCTTTACGGCAGGTCTTTTTTCTTGAACTTTCTTGCGGCAAATAATCCCGCTTCGAAGAGCATGTATGTTGGCGTTCCTAAAACTAACTGGCTGATGACATCCGGCGGGGTCAAAAGAGCGGCTAGGATCAGAATCCCAATGACCACGTAGGGTCGGCCGTGGCTCACGGTTTCATAGCTGACTATATCCGAGCGAATCAGGGCGTAGGTGACCAGGGGAAACTGGAACATGCATCCGAAGGCTAGCGCCAGCCACAGGGCCAGATTCACCACGTTGGAAACGCCAAAGAGGGGGAGGAGGTTTTCGCTCTGGAAACTCATGCCGAATTGCACGATCAGGGGAAAACAGATACCCAGACAGAATACCACGCCAGCGATAAAAAGACCGCTGGTCATCCAGACCATGGATCGGATGAATTTCTTCTCGTGATCGTAAAGGGCGGGCAGCACGAACTGCCAGATGTTTCTTGCAATGCAGGGGGAACAGATGGCCAAGTCCAGGATGGCTGCAATCTTTACCTGCAGCAGGAATACTTCCATGGGGGAGAAGTAGTGCAGTGCGCCACCACTTTGGGAAATCATCTGCTGGGAGAACCAGTCCAGAACATAGGGGGCGGCGAAAAACAGGGGGATAATGCCTATGGCTAGGACCGCGAGGGACCGCAACAACGCCTTGCGCAGTGCCTCCAGGTGGGATACGAAAGAGGATTCGTCCATTGCCATAGCGGGTGGAGACGCAGAATGATTACTTGTCTTCGGCTTTAACTTCGGATTTTGCTTCAGCTTCGCCAACTTCTTCCACAGTCTTCTGCAGGTCGGCGGCCTCTTCCTTCAGGGCTTCCTTCGCCTTTTTGTATTCGTGCTGGGCCTTGCCTAGGGAACGCGCCAATTCAGGAATGCGCTTGCCGCCAAAGACCAGCAAGACAACTACGAGAATCAGGATGATTTCAGGAATTCCAAGAGACATAAGACCTCCGATTGTTCAACGCAGAAATTAGTTAATTCATTTTCTTTTTTCTATATTCAGTTGTGAAAAATAGAGGTTTACGATGAATATTCTTCTTACGGGTGGTGCAGGTTACATTGGCAGCCACACCATTATTGAATTGGATAAGGCCGGCCACTCTGTGGTCGTTGTGGACAATCTGGTGAACTCCAGCGAGGAATCCCTTCGCCGCGTGTCTCAGATTATCGGTAAGCCGGTGCCCTTCGTAAAGGCTGATGTTCGCTCCGCAGTTGCCATGAACGATGTGTTCAAGGAAT
Above is a window of Fibrobacter sp. UWEL DNA encoding:
- the tatC gene encoding twin-arginine translocase subunit TatC, translated to MAKLKQNPKLKPKTSNHSASPPAMAMDESSFVSHLEALRKALLRSLAVLAIGIIPLFFAAPYVLDWFSQQMISQSGGALHYFSPMEVFLLQVKIAAILDLAICSPCIARNIWQFVLPALYDHEKKFIRSMVWMTSGLFIAGVVFCLGICFPLIVQFGMSFQSENLLPLFGVSNVVNLALWLALAFGCMFQFPLVTYALIRSDIVSYETVSHGRPYVVIGILILAALLTPPDVISQLVLGTPTYMLFEAGLFAARKFKKKDLP
- a CDS encoding isoprenyl transferase, translating into MANQLRHVAIIMDGNGRWAKSRGMERFFGHRKGTESTIDAVEVGVNLKLEHMTLYVFSSENWGRPSKEVDYLMNLLIEMVVKEIPDLMEKNVKLTVIGNMNRIPEKPRASLQSAIDITANNTGMQLNLAISYGGRQEIVTAVKSIAAQVAAGTIKVDDIDDDLFAKNLYLKGAPDPDLIIRTGGEFRLSNYLLWQAAYSEFYVTDTLWPDFTKEEFMKAVEFFNTRERRFGKVLHE
- a CDS encoding phosphatidate cytidylyltransferase, translated to MSNLVQRIITALVAIPLVFFLLWFSDYSRVGLMCFLAGVGAWEWAGMTRKMYQGPDMRVFSFVASLALTLAWALSKGGFFGIANPVPCVVGMTSLVILAGYIAVAYSKVEIEKLFPWLVMHISAPLYVGLWGGMNVLMMGNGKGLEHCYGFILVMTSMWICDTVAYFFGKFVAGKGPFGRHLFAPSISPKKTWEGSVAGTAATIAWVAYWTNCSAALSAFNVNMDWVKGIVLGLLIAIAGQAGDLLMSALKRWSNTKDSGNLFVGHGGVLDRCDSFLLAAPMLWLLLDFMKNFA
- the tatA gene encoding twin-arginine translocase TatA/TatE family subunit; translation: MSLGIPEIILILVVVLLVFGGKRIPELARSLGKAQHEYKKAKEALKEEAADLQKTVEEVGEAEAKSEVKAEDK